GCTGAGGCAGGTAAGCATATCCTGTGCGAAAAGCCCATCACCCTTGACTATTCAGAAGCCACTGCTGTTATAGATGCCGCTAAGCAACACAAAGTCTTTTTGATGGAAGCCTTTATGTATCGATGCCATCCTCAGACCGCCAAACTAGCCGAGTTGATATTTGAGGGTGTCATTGGCGAGGTGAAGCTGATACAGGTATCTTTCAGCTTTCGAGCAAACTTTGATCCTGAGAGCCGCCTTTTTAAGAATGCTTTGGGAGGTGGTGGCATCCTCGATGTTGGATGCTATACGACTACCATGTCGAGCTTAATTGCCGGAGCGGCGCTGGGGCTGCCCTTTGCAGAACCCATTAATGTGGTTGGACGCGGTTGTATTGGCGATACGGGAGTTGATGAATTCACTGCTGCTATTCTAACTTTCCCGAATAATATCATCGCGCAAGTTGCGACGGGTGTTCGCCTCAATCAGGAGAATGTACTTCGCATCTTTGGCACAGAGGGGGACATTTTTGTACCCAACCCCTTTTTCTGCAGCCCACCCAAAATCATCGTGAATGTCGGTCAGAAGTCCAGTGAAGTAGTTGCCGAGCCGTGGGCTTCCCTTTATGCTCAAGAGGCTGATGTTGTGGCCGAAAGTATTGTAAGCGGTAGCTTGCAAGCGCCATCCCCCGCTATGAGTTGGGATGATACCTTAGGCAATATGAAGACACTCGATGCATGGCGCAAGAGCATTGGGGTGATTTATGATGCCGAGAAGCCGACCGCTAACTACCCAACTGTTGATAGAAGACCTCTTCAAGTTAATTCAGAAACTAATATGAAATATGGCCGTATCGAAGGGGTGGACAAGCCGGTTTCGAAGATGGTTATGGGAACTATGTTGGGCGGTGCTTTGTTCCCGCTGCCGCATGCATCGGTGCTTTTTGACGAGTACTTCCGTAACGGCGGGAACTGCTTCGACACGGCGCATGTTTATGGCGAGTCTGATGCTATATTAGGCCAATGGATAAAAAACAGAGGTATTCGAGAGCAGGTGGTTGTTCTCGGCAAAGGCTCGCATACCCCTAATTGCTATCCCGAGCAACTTACCGCGCAGCTTTATGAAACTCTGGAAAACATGCAGACAGATTATCTCGATATCTACATGATGCATAGGGATAATCTTGAAGTTCCTGTTGAAGAGTTTGTTGATGTCCTGAATGAGCACTCAAACGCTGGCCGGATGCGCGCTTTTGGTGGTTCAAATTGGACACTTGAGAGAGTAGCCGCTGCAAACGAGTATGCCAAGAGCAAAGGACTGCAAGGATTTTCTGCGGTGAGCAACAATTTTAGCCTTGCCTGTATGATGAATCCCCCATGGGATGGTTGTCTTTCAGTTTCAGATACCGCTTCACGAGAATGGTTTATTAAAACTCAACTGCCTTTGATGCCTTGGTCAAGCACTGGTATGGGCTTCTTTGTTTTTGGTGATCCCTGCAATCAGTCGGACGATGTATTGGTCAACAGTTGGTATAGTGATGACAACTTTAAGCGGTTATCGAGGGTGAAAGAACTTGCGACTCAGAAAGGGGTCGAGCCAATCCAAATCGCCATGGCTTATGTCCTATGCCAGCCATTCCCGATCTACCCCCTCTTCGGCCCGTCGAATATCTTTGAGTTGCGCATTTCCCTCAAAGCGTTAGACATAAAGCTCACCGAGGACGAGATGAAGTGGCTGAATTTGGAATCGGATTACGGAATTATATGAAGATAGTTCGCCACAGCGACAATGATCGGGAGGATGATGCCGGTGCATGCGGTAGTTAGGACTACAATCGCGCTTCCCATGGTTCCGTCGCATCCGTAGCGTGAGGCGATGATTGCCGAAGTCATCGAAGTGGGCATGGCTGACAAGACCAGAGCAGCCAACGCTACAGGGCCGTGCATATTAAAAATAACAACTATGGCAATGGCAATGAGTGGCGCGACCCCTTGTTTAATAAGGGTTGCTGTTAACAATGGTATAAGCCGTTCTCGAATACCCTTGAAATTAAGTCTAAGCCCCAAAGAGATAACCACTAACGGGACGGTAGCTCCTCCCAGCAGTTGAGCAGGTGTTAGAACCCATTGTGGTAAAACAACCTTGCATAGATTAAATGCTACGCCGATAATCAGCGCTAAAGTCACAGGGGTAAAAAGGCCTTTGAGAAAGTCGATACCGCTGAAAGTTCCTTGGCCTCCGTATTTAATCGCTAATGCCACAGCGAGAGTATATAGAGGTAGGGAAGAGGCAGCGGCATTTATAATGACAGCAGCCCCCGCTGTTCCTGGAACCGAGCCATAGAGCATGTAAACAATAGGGATGCCTAAAAATCCTGTGTTACTGAAGCTTGAGCAAATTCCCATCGTTCCCTGTGATGGACGATTGAGCTTGAGCACTCGTGACATCATGAAACCAAGCAGAAGAGTTATTAGGAGTACTGTCCAAGCAATACCAACCCCGCCTAACACTGACTTTTCGATACGTTGCCCTGCAAGTGCATAAAAGGCAAGCGCTGGCAGAGTAACATCGGTCACCAGCAGATCGAGAATTTCCGAATGGACCGCTTCGAGTTTACGTGAGAGCCGTAGCCATTGCCCGATACCTAATATGATAAAAAAACCTATAAGCAGTGGGGCAACTGAGTTGTTGGCGGGCATAACATCTCCAACGATATATAATACTAGACAGAGAGTGTACCGCTAATGAGGGGGCCTATTCGACTGAAAAAGTGAAAAATCAGAAGCCCCGCATATTAGCGAGACTTCTGATCGTGAAGAAGGCCTATCTAATTTCTTCCGGCCACTCTATTTTTGTTGCTGGTTCAGCAGTTGAGTAATCCCAGTTGTCACAGTCTAACCTACGGCAATAGAGCATCTTCTGCTTCGCAGTATCGTTTGCATCGACGTTAGCTATATACGCAAACCTACAATCCATGCAGAGTTCCGGTTCCATTAATCGAACAATCCTTAGTTCTTTTCTGGTCATCCTTGATCGCCATCCTTATCAAGCTTAATGATATTATCGGAGGGGGGATATAAGGTAATAACCACATCAAGCTAGTATTACTGCTTGATCTGCATTGAATACCGATAATGTTAACAGGTCGAATATTTTTGAAACAAATTGCTCGGTATTCCGTCAATATAGGTGTAAGGTACAATGAACGCAATCATTTTAGGGATATGAAAGGAACAAGGATGAAGATGAGGTGCGCCAAGCAATGGATAGCAAGCGCAATACTCTTTTTAGTAGCCATAGCGGCTTTTGGCCAAAAGTCAGTTGATGAGACCCTGATTGTGAATAATTCAACAGGGACTATTAAGTTGCAATGGCGGCCAATTGACCCACGTAGCGAGTTAATCGTTGGTGGTGGGCGTTTGTTGACGCCTAATACTGACTATCAAATTAACTACGCTTTCGGTCTTATCCAGCTCAGTCAAGTTATTAAACGTGGAGAATCCATTCGCGTTAGTTATACAATTAATCCAAAACAAGCGTCTAGAAACGATCAACCGATAGCGATTCCTTTGGAATTCAATCTAGTAAATCGAGGTTCTGGTTCATTAGCTTTTGCAGGGATATACAACGCCGGTGAGGGCCAAAATGGGACAACCATGCTTGGCCTGAAGGGCGGTTTGAAGCTTAGTGAAACATGGGGATTAACGGGCAATCTATGGGTGGATAATCCCGCAGCCGGTAATGTTATGTCGCAAACGGCGATGAAATTCGGATTGAACGGGAAAATGGCCGGAGCGAAATTGGATTTCGGATATGTTTATGGCGGTGAAGGACTCACTCATAATCAAGCAATCGGGGTAAATAAAGGCCTGGAGAAATTTAACGCTTCGCTAGCTTGGGATCAAGCTAAGAACTGGAAAGCGGGCGTTTATTACAAACAATCTGATGCCCTAAGCAATTCCTTAGAGAGCGCAAGAGAAATAGCAGCGAATTTTGGCACAATCCTTATGCCGGGACTTATACTCGATTATAGCCATAAAATGAATTGGAATGGTGATGAACAAGCTACTGTCACCGATTCTGCAAAGACATCACTTTCTGTTGGCAATACAAAAATCAATGTGAATTGGGGGCAATCTCAAATAGGTTCGACTGTAAGCTCACTTACTGATGCAAAACTAGAAACTGGCGGGCCTAGCGCGAAAATAAATGCTCACTATCGGTCTGTAATTGACCCTGCAGGGACTGATCAATTAAATAGCGATATTCGTGCTGCTCTTATTCCTATGCGTGGTGTTCGAGTTGAAGGAAGCTATGCAGAATTAGTGAATTCATCCGTTGACCGACGGCAGCTATATTCCGGCAAGCTGTTTCTTGAACCATTTGTTGGAATATCTCTAGCTGCAGGCATGTCGGTTAATAACGGACCCCAGCTTATTAATGTTCAAACGATAGAAACAAAGCTGAACCCTTCTCGCTATTTTGAAGTTAGCGGATCAGCGCACCGTTATATATTGAACGAAAATGAAAAGATAGATGCCATAGCTATCAGCACACGAATGAAACCGCTGCGGCCTTTCAGTATTTATGGAACCTATAATGAACATCCGGATGATACCGGTATGCCGATGGAAATAAGTCGCCGCACCTTGGGCGGGGAAGTTCGAATGGGATCGATGTCGATTTCTGGGGCTTATCGATATCAAGAAGATTTACTCAGTCAGGCTTCCCAATGGGGTTATGAGTTTTCCAGCAAGCTCTTCTTTGCAAAATCAACTTTACTTAATATGAGTTACGTGAGAGACGCTTCCTTATTGAATATCCTGAATGGTTCCACAATTTATAAGCTTCAGTTCTCGCATCAACTTGGAATGACTTCGTTGAGCTTGGAAGGCTTCATGAAGCAGTACGATATGAACGGTCTGGTCCAAACAGATAAGAACGAATACCAAGCCCGAGCCAACTTGAGTATAAAGTACTAATCTTCAGGTTCGAAGGCTTTGCGTCCGTGGACTTTTTCATAGGCTTTACAGTAAGGGCATAAGCTTCCTTCTATGCGCTTTACAAACCAGTAGGCAAATCCCCGTTGGTTCTTCCGCGCTTTTTTGCAAACCCCACAACCTTCGCACCTTTTAGCCATCTCCCGATCATTTTCAGATATTGTAAGTTCAGACACAACAATGCTCCTTTAGAATTTTCTAAAGGAGCATTGTTATCGCATCACCTTTAGACGAGGTTAATTTAATCGGAGTAAAACAACTCCTTATGGTTGTTGTCCTGCGTTGGGTTCGGTAGTATGATTCCTTCTACCGCCGCCACGATACTGACTTTGTTGCTCAGGTGGAAGACTGTTGAAAGTGTTTCTCCAAGCAGTGGCTACTTGCTGCATAAAACTTTGCTGTTCTTGTGAAGACATCTTTGTAAATACTTGCATGGTTTGGCTAATAATGTTAGAAATATCGGACGAGGTTAGTTCTCCGTTAGCCCCAGTGCCTATCGGCATGTTGTTTGGCTTGATAGTTGTAACCACGTAGATAGGTGCATCCTCAAAATCTAGCTTTGCAAGTTTAGGATCGTTGGTTTTCGAGAACACGCTCGAATTATTCTGGGCGTCTTGGACAATAATTCCTGAGGACTCAATGCTAATGATTGCTCGCACTTGTGAACATAATGCATCGGCATTTGGAACTTGAGCGGCTTTCTTTACATAAACTCTTCGCCAGGCCGCGTTCCCAACATAACTTACAACATAGTCAAGTGATTGCTCAAGCGTTAGGT
The bacterium genome window above contains:
- a CDS encoding aldo/keto reductase, which codes for MLNWGIIGLGGIAHRFASELPESKTGKLVAVGSRSQETADKFGAQYGVSMCYGSYEALLADPEVQAVYIATPHPMHAEWAIKAAEAGKHILCEKPITLDYSEATAVIDAAKQHKVFLMEAFMYRCHPQTAKLAELIFEGVIGEVKLIQVSFSFRANFDPESRLFKNALGGGGILDVGCYTTTMSSLIAGAALGLPFAEPINVVGRGCIGDTGVDEFTAAILTFPNNIIAQVATGVRLNQENVLRIFGTEGDIFVPNPFFCSPPKIIVNVGQKSSEVVAEPWASLYAQEADVVAESIVSGSLQAPSPAMSWDDTLGNMKTLDAWRKSIGVIYDAEKPTANYPTVDRRPLQVNSETNMKYGRIEGVDKPVSKMVMGTMLGGALFPLPHASVLFDEYFRNGGNCFDTAHVYGESDAILGQWIKNRGIREQVVVLGKGSHTPNCYPEQLTAQLYETLENMQTDYLDIYMMHRDNLEVPVEEFVDVLNEHSNAGRMRAFGGSNWTLERVAAANEYAKSKGLQGFSAVSNNFSLACMMNPPWDGCLSVSDTASREWFIKTQLPLMPWSSTGMGFFVFGDPCNQSDDVLVNSWYSDDNFKRLSRVKELATQKGVEPIQIAMAYVLCQPFPIYPLFGPSNIFELRISLKALDIKLTEDEMKWLNLESDYGII
- a CDS encoding AEC family transporter is translated as MPANNSVAPLLIGFFIILGIGQWLRLSRKLEAVHSEILDLLVTDVTLPALAFYALAGQRIEKSVLGGVGIAWTVLLITLLLGFMMSRVLKLNRPSQGTMGICSSFSNTGFLGIPIVYMLYGSVPGTAGAAVIINAAASSLPLYTLAVALAIKYGGQGTFSGIDFLKGLFTPVTLALIIGVAFNLCKVVLPQWVLTPAQLLGGATVPLVVISLGLRLNFKGIRERLIPLLTATLIKQGVAPLIAIAIVVIFNMHGPVALAALVLSAMPTSMTSAIIASRYGCDGTMGSAIVVLTTACTGIILPIIVAVANYLHIIP